A DNA window from Linepithema humile isolate Giens D197 chromosome 6, Lhum_UNIL_v1.0, whole genome shotgun sequence contains the following coding sequences:
- the LOC105671794 gene encoding uncharacterized protein, whose amino-acid sequence MAVIIRELVKWYKYINEDLADPRNNDRFMLSSPWPTVTLLGFYIYFVLDRGPRFMARRQPFKLDRILQLYDLLQILLNAYLFYKALVLAWLRDYSYFCEPIDYSHTPRATEIAKMVWVYFMIKNLDLLETVFFILRKKENQVSFLHVYHHIAMVMATWIAAKFIPGGHVTFLGLLNTFVHIIMYTHYLLTSMKVNTNAWKKYITQLQLIQFFMIILHQIQLFWANDCGFSIWPAYLLIPQNIFMMILFWEFYYKTYIKKKQEIKTVLTKTETSSIYTEVLNERVKILFYIINMAVIIHDLVKWYKYINEDLADPRNNDRFMLSSPWPGLTLLGFYIYFVHNLGPRFMAKRQPFKLDRILQLHNTFQVLINAYMFYKALDLGWLRDYSYFCQPIDFSNTPTATTIAKIVWIYFLIKLLDLLDTIFFVLRKKQNQVSFLHVYHHTGMVMCSWGAAKYLPGGHVTFLGLLNTFVHMIMYTHYLLTSMKINTNSWKKYITQLQLVQFFLIGLHYMQLFWVKDCGFPLWPAYIMIPQNFFMMILFGEFYYKTYIKKKPAKMVPTKTEANGVSAKISNGKTKKL is encoded by the exons ATGGCTGTAATTATACGTGAGCTCGTGAAatggtataaatatattaatgaagaTTTGGCGG ACCCACGTAACAATGATCGCTTTATGCTGAGCTCACCATGGCCTACTGTAACTCTTCttggattttatatatattttgtacttgATCGTGGACCAAGATTTATGGCAAGAAGACAACCTTTTAAATTGGacagaatattacaattatatgaTCTTTTGCAAATTCTATTGAATgcatacttattttataaa GCCTTAGTTTTGGCATGGTTACGCGATTACAGTTACTTTTGCGAACCTATCGATTACTCTCATACACCAAGAGCCACAGAg ATCGCCAAAATGGTCTGGGTATATTTCATGATCAAGAATTTGGATTTGCTAGAAACAGTCTTTTTCATACTCAGAAAAAAGGAGAATCAAGTGTCTTTCCTTCACGTATATCATCACATTGCCATGGTAATGGCTACTTGGATTGCTGCAAAATTTATACCTGGCGGACATGTGACTTTCTtag GATTACTCAATACATTTGttcatataataatgtacaCGCATTATCTATTGACATCCATGAAGGTGAACACAAATGCGTGGAAGAAGTACATCACTCAACTGCAACtgattcaatttttcatgattattttacatcagatacaattattttgGGCGAATGATTGTGGCTTTTCAATATGGCCGGCATATTTATTGATACCACAGAATATCTTCATGATGATATTATTTTgggaattttattataaaacctatataaagaaaaaacagGAAATTAAAACGGTGTTGACGAAAACGGAAACAAGCAGTATCTATACTGAAGTTTTAAACGAAAGAGTAAAAATACTAT tttatatcaTCAACATGGCTGTAATTATACATGATCTCGTGAAgtggtataaatatattaatgaagaTTTGGCGg ATCCACGTAACAACGATCGTTTCATGCTGAGCTCACCATGGCCTGGTCTGACTCTTCttggattttatatatattttgtacataatcTTGGACCAAGATTTATGGCAAAAAGACAACCTTTCAAATTGGacagaatattacaattacataatACTTTTCAAGTTCTAATAAATGCATACATGTTTTACAAA GCCTTAGATTTGGGATGGTTACGcgattatagttatttttgtCAGCCCATCGATTTTTCGAACACACCAACAGCCACAACG ATCGCCAAAATAGTTTGGATATATTTTCTGATCAAGCTACTGGATTTGTTagacacaattttttttgtattgagGAAAAAACAGAATCAAGTGAGTTTTCTTCATGTATATCACCACACTGGTATGGTAATGTGTTCTTGGGGTGCCGCAAAATATTTACCTGGTGGTCATGTGACCTTTTTAG GATTACTCAATACATTTGTTCATATGATAATGTACACGCATTATCTGTTGACATCCATGAAGATCAATACAAACTCATGGAAGAAATACATCACACAACTGCAATTGGTGCAATTTTTCCTAATCGGCTTGCATTACATGCAATTATTCTGGGTTAAAGATTGTGGCTTTCCGTTATGGCCGGCATATATAATGATACCACAGAATTTTTTCATGATGATATTATTtggagaattttattataaaacttatatcaagaaaaaacCGGCAAAAATGGTACCAACAAAAACGGAAGCAAACGGCGTCTCCGCCAAAATTTCAAAcggaaaaacaaaaaaattataa